One segment of Palaemon carinicauda isolate YSFRI2023 chromosome 35, ASM3689809v2, whole genome shotgun sequence DNA contains the following:
- the LOC137627197 gene encoding serine/arginine repetitive matrix protein 5-like, translating into MTSRGQGLEVIKRTGPQSHQKNRASKMSSKEQGLENVIKRTGPQSHQKNRASKSSKEQGLKVIKRTGPQSHQKNRASKMSSKEQGLENVIKRTGPQSHQKNRASKSSKEQGLENVIKRTGPQSHQRNRASKRSSKEQGLENVIKKTGPQSHHKNRASKKSSKEQGLENIIKRTGPQSHQKNRASKMSSKEQGLKVIKRTGPRKSHQKNRASKMSSKEQGLKVIKRTGPQVIKRTGPQSHQKNRASKKSSKEQGLEKVIKRTGPRKSHQKNRASKKSSKEQGLEKVIKRTGPRKCHQKNRASKSSKEQGLKVIKRTGPRKGHQKNRASKSSKEQGLKVIRRTGPRKGHQKNRASKRSSKEQGLENVIKKTGPQSHHKNRASKKSSKEQGLENVIKRTGPRI; encoded by the coding sequence ATGACATCAAGAGGACAGGGCCTCGAAGTCATCAAAAGAACAGGGCCTCAAAGTCATCAAAAGAACAGGGCCTCGAAAATGTCATCAAAAGAACAGGGCCTCGAAAATGTCATCAAAAGAACAGGGCCTCAAAGTCATCAAAAGAACAGGGCCTCAAAGTCATCAAAAGAACAGGGCCTCAAAGTCATCAAAAGAACAGGGCCTCAAAGTCATCAAAAGAACAGGGCCTCGAAAATGTCATCAAAAGAACAGGGCCTCGAAAATGTCATCAAAAGAACAGGGCCTCAAAGTCATCAAAAGAACAGGGCCTCAAAGTCATCAAAAGAACAGGGCCTCGAAAATGTCATCAAAAGAACAGGGCCTCAAAGTCATCAAAGGAACAGGGCCTCGAAAAGGTCTTCAAAAGAACAGGGCCTCGAAAATGTCATCAAAAAGACAGGGCCTCAAAGTCATCATAAGAACAGGGCTTCGAAAAAGTCATCAAAAGAACAGGGCCTCGAAAATATCATCAAAAGAACAGGGCCTCAAAGTCATCAAAAGAACAGGGCCTCGAAAATGTCATCAAAAGAACAGGGCCTCAAAGTCATCAAAAGAACAGGGCCTCGAAAAAGTCATCAAAAGAACAGGGCCTCGAAAATGTCATCAAAAGAACAGGGCCTCAAAGTCATCAAAAGAACAGGGCCTCAAGTCATCAAAAGAACAGGGCCTCAAAGTCATCAAAAGAACAGGGCCTCGAAAAAGTCATCAAAAGAACAGGGCCTCGAAAAAGTCATCAAAAGAACAGGGCCTCGAAAAAGTCATCAAAAGAACAGGGCCTCGAAAAAGTCATCAAAAGAACAGGGCCTCGAAAAGGTCATCAAAAGAACAGGGCCTCGAAAATGTCATCAAAAGAACAGGGCCTCAAAGTCATCAAAAGAACAGGGCCTCAAAGTCATCAAAAGAACAGGGCCTCGAAAAGGTCATCAAAAGAACAGGGCCTCAAAGTCATCAAAAGAACAGGGCCTCAAAGTCATCAGAAGAACAGGGCCTCGAAAAGGTCATCAAAAGAACAGGGCCTCGAAAAGGTCATCAAAAGAACAGGGCCTCGAAAATGTCATAAAAAAGACAGGGCCTCAAAGTCATCATAAGAACAGGGCTTCGAAAAAGTCATCAAAAGAACAGGGCCTCGAAAATGTCATCAAAAGAACAGGGCCTCGAATATGA